In Nicotiana tabacum cultivar K326 chromosome 10, ASM71507v2, whole genome shotgun sequence, the DNA window CATTTTTGATGGTTTGAGTTTTGTACTAATTGTGGTCATCACTGACCCGGATAAAGACCCGTTCATTTGGGACTTGGGTCAAATCTGACCAATGAGCTGAGTCTTTCTGAATGTAAAATGCAAGGGGTAAAGGGTTAATTTAGGTATTTGAGGGTAGGGAATCATTTTCTGTTGGGATGAAGCTTCTAGAGGTTAAATTTAAAGCTGGTTTGTTAAGAGATAAGGGAGGATAagatattttaaaagggtaaaaagggTAAACCAACCATGAATTCAAGGGGTAAAAGGGGAAATGGTTAGTTAGGCTAGGGCTGCCTTAGGCATGCCTATATAAAGACCTTTTTCCCTTCATTTTGAGCAGAGATTGATACTCTAAAAACTATACTAAAATTCCTGCAATTTTTGGTCGAAATTGGTCTTGGTTTTACTCTTTAGTTTTGATTGTTAATCAGAATTTAAAAGCTTCAAGGAAATTTCAGGTTTATTTGGGTTTTAAAATGGTGTAAAAAGTTGAATGTTGTTGTGCTGGTGTTGCTGATCTATTGCTCTTGTTTCTTCCTAACCTTGGgctttttttctttgttgtttttgCTGCAATCATGTACTTCTTGGATCTCATTGACATGTGAAGTGCATATTGAAGCTATGTAATCAATTTGGACACTTGTGGATGACTGTAAACTAGGCTGAATATTAGTCCATattcttaaaatactactcatatGTTCCTTATTGAATTAGCTTTACTATCTGAACTTTACTGTATTCAGTCATGCTATGGACAATGTATTTTCGGATTATATTTGGACTTTAATTTGTCATTTTGATTCTAGCTTGGTTAAATTATTTCTCGAGTACTTATGTGTTTGGACTGCCATACTGTGGATTTAATTTAGTCGAGtagcatttctttgttgagattTTGATTGAATTGGTTCATTCTAGTATTGATGTTAAGTCCAAGGTTAGCCTTCATCAGGTTTTCTGCTGTTTTAAGCTTGGTTTTAAACATATGAATGAACATAGGAGTTATGCACCATTATAGCACTTGATTCAAGTGTCTAGAATACCTTACTACGTATGAATTCAGCAGCACGTTAACAGTGATTTTAACTTTCAAACGGGTGGAACCTATATCTCGTTAATTGTATAATGTTCAATTTTCTGCAGTTTGGGATCTGAATTTGATAATTAATATCCTTTATTTACTTTGATGCAATTGATTTAGCTTAATAGTGTTTGGACTACCCAAGATAATTGATAGTTCAAGGGCTGCAGAACAAAACAGCCCAAAGGGTAAGGGTGCTCAAGGGCATCCCTTAAAATGGCCTGGCTTGTCAATTGGCCTAACTAAGACCGCCTGGCCCAAGTTGGGCTCGTGCATCTCAGGCCCAATCCTTTTATCACTACCCCAGTAAATTTGATCGCATGTCCTTAATAGCCCAAGGAATTTATACGCTGGACCATTTCTGTGAAACGATTCATGGCCCAATTGTGCTCACAATCAATAACTCCTTTAATTTCAAACCATTTGCGAATGCAAGTGTCTTTAGGCCTAGTTAAATATGACCTTTGTAATtagattgaggtgtgccatcaaatttaatctatggccctcacatgTTATAACTATGCATTAGGAATAAATATCCGTAGAAAAACCTTTATGCATGTTTAATATATTAttgtggttgtggacacgttcgtgtgacatgattacgatttataaaaataaaatcgaagtatgcgttcacgcaacttcGGCCCAAATCTTtcgtaataataataaagtgcTATTAATCATggacacgtttgcgtgacatgatttGTGACATGCCAaataaatgggtacacgtacgcatgacccgtttcaagatgatttcttaattaaaaaaggcAAATGTACATgagttctaaaatgagtaattagacaatttaattaagccaagtatgatcaaagcgaccgttctagaaccatagaactcgggaatgcctaacaccttctcccgggttaacaaaattccttacccagatttctgtgttcgcggactggaaaacagagtcaatctttcctcgatttgggatttaaaaccggtgacttgggacaccataaattattccaagtggagactctaaattttaaataaataatctcattttgattgtcacttaaattggaaagaactcccttatacccttccgggggtaggaaaaagaggtgtgacagctctagcgactctgctagAGATgggaacccagaatctctagttcagggttcaagaatgcGAGCttgttgaaagatatttacttggatttatttattgttgatattactgtattctgtgaaccTTTTGTGTTGAATGCTATCTGTttattgctttaataattgtttaAATTGTATATAACTATCTTATTACGCtacccttctgagtcttctgaaaatggtgcacacattcgcgtggcccgctttttatgtagaaattataccaaatagaacgagacTGGGCCAgtgacaaggccgggtagactttagtgctcccggtacgtcgccccctcttcggccccagTTGTACGCTCGGGTAACCTAAGTCTAGAACACAatcccaggatttaaacctagaaaaacacagcctcatgccggatcccttgTAGGAACGCTTgtctgcatcacgtgcatttgacttaggggactcaacacaggggttgggtctgtctaggacaagtgtgccccaaaataacagaccatcctgatgcatcctatgtgctatgtgaacatttatttgatTCGGCCAGCATGCTGCCCGCTAGGAAAAATAtagcaaaagaaaaaccaagagtgatgtagGAAACAAAATAAAACCCGGTTCTGAAAATCCCCGGTATTTGGAAATGTCCCAAAACTTtgccaaaatttttcaaaaataaacggaaaaagaaagagagtcaTTTCAAATGAGTCAATACTGCGTctttttcaaatgtgtcaaaactaACAGAACTACGCTGGTCTtattctcactggatgtgggaTACATAGACAACTTATATAAGGTTCAgtcttatttttgaaaaagaaaagaaaaagagtcaaTGGTCAAATAAATGTAGTTTGgagttttggtcaaaataagccgatccagcttcggtaatgtcttaaaccgttcttgccgagatagccttagaatATCTTCAGTTGTCGAAGGGGCATTTTCGTAAAAAAATGGACAAGTCTGTCAGTGAAGTGTCATTTTCCCCATAAAGTagtcctccccggcctcaaaattcatttgGAATTGGGAAGGGGCTACATCTGCAAAACGGTCATTTTGCCAAAAATAGGGGAAAGAATCATGGTCcattgatttttcttctagaaaTTGGAAAACCTGTTTACAAAAAGGGTCCACCAGAGTCAACCCTAACTTTAACCCTCCACAGATACAAATGAATACTGTCCAGGACCCGTCACAAATGAACACTGACCCGAATCCATTAGAAATGGTCAAAAAACAGGCTCAGTTGcagttgcgtatgtggtggaGCGATCTAGATAAAGATGGTCAGAAGTAGGTGAAAAAACAGTTGGGTGCCCTTATAAACGTTTTGGAAATCAAACCGCGGGAAGATTTATTCAAGGCTTTGGTAATTTTttgggatcctgtccacaatgtTTTTCGCTTGTCGGActttgagatcacccctactttggaagaaatagccAGGTATATTGAGTTTGGTCGGTATTTGAGGAAGTAGCAACTTATATTTTCTAGGGCTCCttcggtgcacaagttctttgacctcctgaatatcaGTAAACAGATGAAGAAGGCCCATGTAAGCAAATGGTGTTGCTCTTTCCACTTCTTGTACTTCAGTTTCAGGCACTCAGCTGGGTTCGAAATGCATGAAAAGGGTTTGAGCAACAAACAAGataagggcctttggcaaattcatcgcCGGTTCGCTTTTATTGTGGCGTTTTTGGagatcatggtttttccaaacGAGGAAGGGACAGTGGATACTCGTATGGTCAGTATTGCAaaaatcctcactaccaaggacgATCATACACTTGTCCCGTTAGTACTGGCAGATATTTATAGAGCATTGACATTATGCAAAGTTGGGGCTCAATTCTTTGAAGGTTGCAATATCCTTCTACAAATAtggttgatcgagcatcttcgccaccaccccaaattcatgagttatggttcaAGCCCGGATGACTTCATTACAAGTTATGAGGAAAGGGTAAAGGACTACAATGtgccagaagggtttgaagcctGGGTCTCCCACTTGAAAGCTCTCAATGCAagtcaggtcgagtggactattGGATGGCTCCCAATGATAGAAGCCATATACATGACAGCTACCAAGGGTTACCTGAGGTTGATGGGTGTGAGGAGTATCTagccatatgcaccgcagagggtcttAAGGCAGTTAGGGAGATATTAGGTGGTGCCGGAAGATGAATATTTAACCACCCAGGTCATTGAGCTACATCCAAAAGCTGCATTGCCCGAAGCTCCGGTTCAACAGGATTGGAATGGTTGCCAGTATTTgaaaaatggcacccaggtaccagatgTTGCAAAGGGGGAAGTGGATCCAAATTATGCCGCATGATTTTAGAGAAGGTCTTGTGTAAACAACGAGCCAAAGCCCGAGAGGCCTGCCAAGAGACCTCATGTTCAAGCTTTTGACGACAAAATCCAAGAAAGGTTGGCATgggagaaaaggagaagaaatatCAAGCCGAGATTCACGCCTTGAAAAAGAAGCTGAGAAACATGGAATTCAACAATGATCtccaagcacaagaagccgaaggtgAAAGAAGAAAGTTGGCCCAAGAGAATGAAGCTCTCCAAGCTCAAGTTCGAAAAATGAGAATAGCAGTTGAGAACCCGGGTAGGAGCAGAAAAGATGAAAAGCTCATTTACAACCTTACACAGAAAGTACGTGACTCTGAGGAGGATTTGCATAAGACTGAAGCAGAGCTATAAAATGCCCAAGCTAAGTTAGCTAAGAATGCGGAGGGACGGGCCAGCTTTGTTCGGAAACTGAAGGAGAAGTATGACAAAGGAATAGTGAGTATAAAGAAAAAGGTCAATGTCCTTGAAAATAAAATGGCCAAGCAGGCAAAGGACTTCAAAGCAGAAAGGGAACACTGCTATGCCCTGATGTCACAGCTAGAGAAAGACCTGCAGCAGCTTCGAGAGCAAATCACACAGCTGAACAAGTTTTGGATGCCAGATCTCAGCAAATCGGATGATTGTTACAGGAGAAGGGTATTATCAGGGAAAGGGTTAGAAGGATTGCGGACTACATTGTGATGAAATGCAAAgagtgtgaagacatgaccaggtccatgttcttcgctTCAGTTATGATTTTTGTCTGACAAATCATGGATGACTTGTTTCGCCTCCAAGAAGACATGGCGCAAAGGCCCGCAGCAAGGCCAACTAGAGCAGCCGTTGAAGCACAAATGTATTCTTGACTTTATTTGTTTGAGTCTATTTTTTCTAGTtcattttcgagtctgtattgtcAGTTTGGTAGTTCAGTTCGAGTCtatattttcagttttcttttgaaGTTGTCAGTCCACTCATCGAGTCTGTTAGTCTTTATGTTTGAATCTGCAGGGGAAGTTATCGTAATcgagatgttttactttattttattttatgaaatttgaaaaccccaaaaaatgtttttattattattattattatttatttcgcACATGTTCCCAGAACTACGCTTAGTTTAATTCATgcggcgtcgtgatacgtaggcaatccccataggattcaaTCAaaccatgaaatgaaaaagaaagaggaaaacaagaaaaattatgaaaaacaaGAGAGTCaaaatgagaaaataagagagCAAAAGTGAGAATCAAGCAAAGAAAAGCAggagtaaaagaaaaaaaaagagaaattgcaATGGAAGTTAGTGGAAGCCTGGATGACGCAAGCGGCcgttcaaatgcataatagaaatggttaactgcttaggtgcattgcatccccaacgcaCAATTACCTATCTTTTAAGCTCTAATCGCTAACGAGTTTGCTTGTTGTCATCAAgtccaggtaggtggttagtttgtttggcattcgggcaactcacccgtacaacaccaggtCTAAAGACAAGTTGCTCATGGCTGgccaagaactggatgcaagtgttattgaccCAACAAGGGAGGGGGAAGAGTctgatgttaatctgaaagaggagTTATATAAGTTGAAACACCAGATGGCAAAGATATACCAGGCTTGggtgaaagggcatccaccaccattATACCCCACCAACCCTGCTTTCGTCCCACCGCTGGatcaatcccaagaacctcccactaTTGATTCATCTCCAGGATTTCCCACTTACCaccactaccaaggcaccacttcccaaaccctACAAGTACCACCACCCGAACCAGTCCCATACCCCCCTCCACCAGCCAcccctatttttgtggcacccccacccgctacactccatcgatcctccagtgagccCTTATTCCAGACCCAAGATAACAAATACTATCCCCAGaagcctactttcaaggccccagAACATTACTCCTACACTCCTCGTTTCGACCTCTCAGTTGAGACTGAGAAACCCCTTAAGAACCCAGAACAGGAGGAGATATTCAGAAAGGTTAGAAGCTTGGAACAGTCGTTCAGaaacatgcagggattgggaggccaggtgagcgtagcctacaaagatttgtgtctATTCCCCGATGTTCAGTTTCCTGTGGGGTTTAAGATGCcgaagtttaatttgtatgacGGGCATGGGGGACCAGTAGCCCATTTAAGGGGattttgcagtaaaatgagaggagccaGTGGGAAAGATCAGCTattgatggcatactttagccagAGTCTAAGTGGCGCAGccttggagtggtacactcgtcaaGATCATAGCAGATGGTATACCTaggatgatttggcacaagcattcgctcgtcacttccaatacaacaaCGAGATTGTTCCAGATCGTTTGTCGTTGACTAAaattgagaagaagcctagtgaaagtttcagaaaatatgattttcgctggagagaacaagcggcaagaGTCAACCCTCCGATGGAGGAAAGCGAAATGGTGGAGTACTTTCTGCAGGCtctggagcctacttactttggccatctgatatcggccataggcaagtctttcaacgaggtagtgaagatgggtggcatggtggaagaagggcttaaatcaagcaaaatcatgagttactcggctatcaaagcaactacccaagccattcagaaTGGTACAGGAAGAGtgatcggaaagaagaagaaagaagatgtggcaacagttgattcaggatcatggtttggaccTAGGAGCCCATCACACCACTATACTCAGCTTCGACCCCATCACCGAACCTACACCCAAACCCCATATAATCCATCCCAGCATTACTTTACATCACCAGACCCTCAtatttctgtccaccatgcccagATATATACTCAACCTCCGCTTACTCCCAATGGCGTGCCCCAGCCCCACATAACACCTaaccagctccacaaaatgcttacctacccccacgagcctaccgaaaccctgtCGGCTTAGGTTTTCGGCCCAATCCAACATTCAAAAACGAGAGGTTGCAGCGGAAGAAAATTTTCATCCCATTGGGGAAGTCTTATACTAGTTTATTCcatagattgaggcagttggatatgctgaggccaattgagtTAAAATTACCAAACCCTCatccaaagaatcttgattactctgcgagctgtgaatattgttctggtactctgtggcatgatacagagaagtgctggcacttgaaaaatgccatccaggagctcattgacacaaactggattgaagtccaaactccagaggcacccaacatcaatcagaacccattgccaacccATGAGGAAAcaaacatgatcgagatagtacaCAAGGGagggggagcccaagaagccttcacagtctgttatgatgattcggtccagtgaggcTAGGCTAGTCAAAAAACCAGCGGTTGGAGgatcagtgaacaagttgagcaCGACAAGcggtgaaccatctgtggtagttaAGGAAAGATCCCCAAGTGATGTTATAGCAaaacaagaaaagtcaaaagtggtCGTTCTAGGAGTGGCAAacaagcctatcataattgtagagggtgcccGTACGGACCCTATCATCATCAAGCATGTAACCCAGTTGCCGGTAGTCAACACCAAGgctatcccatggaactatgaacgagtgATAATGACCtataagggaaaggaagtgaaagaagaagtcaatgaggcccagggattaactcgtttggggagatgctttgccccagaagagttaaggaaagctaaagcATCCAGAGAAAATCCAGTTCTAGTAAAGAAAACAGTGACTGAGGAGGAAGTGGAGGAGTTtctgaggaaaatgaaagtaAAAGATTACTCCATCGTGGAGCAGCTGAGAAAGACGCCCGCTCGATTTCCTtgctatcattgttgatccactcagatgagcatcgtcgggccctgatgaaaattCTAAACGAAGGTAATGTCCCTGACAAAATTttagtgaaccatctggagaagatcgccaacaaaatttttgaggtgAACAGTATCACCTTCTCTGATGacgaattacctgtggaaggtattgaacacaataaagctctctatcTTACAGTGAAATATGAAGATTCTGTAGTCACCAGGgtattagttgacaatggttcccgtgcaaacatctgccctatctctactctgaacaagttgaaagttgatgatgaaaggattcacaaaaataacatatgcgtccgaggttttgatggtaGAGGGAAAGACTCggttggtgatatagtgcttgaatTGACAATAGGAAtggtggaattcaccatggagttctaGGTACTGGACGTAGCCGTCTCTTACAATTTGCAGTTAggtcgaccgtggattcatgccgccaaagcagtTCCGTCTACTTtgcaccagatggtcaagttcaAGTGGGATACACAGGAGATTATCATGCATGGTGAGGAGAATTTGTGTGCTCACAGTTATGCCTCCATCCCGTTTATTGAGgctgaagatgacaaagggccttgggtctatcaagtttttgaaataATGCCAGTCGAGAATGTTCTAGAAAGGAAATGTGTTCAGACTCCAAAGATAGCCTCTACATCCAACATGGTGGCctctaaaatgctaaaaaatggctttgagccaagtaaaAGTCTGGGTGCATCCTTGCAGGGTATCATATAGCCAGTGTCCCTCCCTGAAAACTTAGGCATGTTCGGTCTTGGATTCAAACCTACCGCAACAGATGTGAAAAGGCTAAAAGGTTGAAACAAAAGGCGTGGGCACTTCCAAAGCTTATCCCGCGTCTCTccaggtcttttgtcaagcccAGTGCCAGGAAATGCCCAGTGACAACAATTCCAAGTTTTGTGGTTGacattgatgaagagttaattgaaaggttctagaggttgtttgatgatgtgaacatggtggaagttggagaaggttctagcaaagcgGACGTGCAGTTCGTCAGGCCTAATGTAAAgtttaacaattggaaggctactcctctccctacccggaaggagtcttggtagtttgttttgttttcctttctatttgggtcattccagggttgtgacccaaatttttatttttcgcttgttgatgtacaaaccctgttatcctttatttttaatgaaatacaatttccctttccaTAACTCCTaacagttttatttttgttttcttttcttctttgtacagttctgtttatgctggtttcaatgacatgacatgcatgaggaatcctcgacctagtcttaaaagttaatctaattctgaaataataatccaagaaatataGTGTGAtgacgaatcagaatatgatgaggatgaggcctttgaagagattagtaaggaactaagtcattttgaagaaaaacctaaacCTAATCTGAATGAAACGGAAGCAATCAAtctaggggacccagataatgtTAGAGAAACTAAggtaagtgtccatcttgaaccgcaaatcagggaagaaataattaaagcattgttcgagtataaggatatttttgcatggtcgtatgatgacatgccaggcttGAGTACTGATCTGGTGCTCCATAAATTGCCAATcaatccagcattccctcccatcaagcaaaagtgagaaagttcaaaactgacatgagtgtgaagattaaagaggaagtcaTGAAGtagcttgatgcaaaggtcattcgagtcacgcgaTATCCCatgtggttagccaatgttgtgcctgtgccaaagaaagatggtaagaccagggtgtgtattgattaccgtgACCTTAACAAAGCCAGTCGAAAGGACAATTTCCCACTACcgaatatccacattttgattgataattgtgctaaGCAtggattgggtcttttgtggactgctatgcagggtatcatcagattttgatggatgagaaagatgcagaaaagacggcattcatcacgtcttagggaacatattgctactgggtcatgccattcggtttaaaaaatgttggggcaacttacatgagggcaatgaaaaccatatttcatgacatgatacacagggagatcaatgtttacgtggatgatgtgatcataaagtccaggaagcagtctgaccacgtcagagatttgagaaagttttttcaGAGACTccaacaagaccgaggtgatgagtctgctATGGAGGCTGAACTACAtaagcaggtttattgctcagctcacgacaacttgtgagcccatatttaagttgctaaagaaggatgttgctgtcaagtggactgacgagtgccaagaagcatttgataagatcaaagagtatttgtcgaacccacctgtgttggtcccgccagaactcgGAAGagctttgattctttatttgataGTATTGGATaactcatttggttgtgtgttgggtcaacataacatcactggcaggaaagagcaggccatctattatctcagcaagaagttcacatcttatgaggttaagtatactccccttgagaggacatgttgtgccctgacttgggtagtaCAGAagctgaagcattatttgtcatcctacaccacGTACCTTATCTCTCACATGGATCccctgaagtatatctttcataaGCCTATGCCCACAAGAAGGCTCACAAAATGGCAGATTTTGgtcacggagtttgacatcgtaTATGTGACTTGGatggcgatgaaagcccaagctttggcCGAGAACTCGGTGGaagaagaatatgaacctttgaagacttattttcctgatgaagaggtgatgcacattgataaGGTTGATAAGGAAGAAAATCCCGGTTGGAAAatcttctttgatggggctgctaacatgaaaggcattggGATAGGAGCTGTACTCATTTCTAAGATAGAGCATCACTACCCTGTCACTGCTCAGTTTCGTTTCTATTGCACCAACATAGCCGAGTATAAAGTGtgtattttgggtttgaggttagctgtggacaTGGGAGTCCAAGAAGTGCTAGTTTTGGGAGACTCAGATCTGTTagtacaccagattcagggagaattgGAGACCCGAGATTTGGAATTCATACCGTATCGGAAATATCTGCAGGATCTCTGTCAGCAATtcagatcagtagagttcagacaTATTCCTATGATCCACAATGAGGTTGCTAACGCTTTGGCTACTCTAGCGTTGATGTTGCATCAtctagataaggcttatgttgaccctttgcatattcaggtccgtgatcatcACGTTTACTTTAACATGGTGGATGAGGAACTTGACGGTGAGCCTTAGTTCCACGATATCAGGGAGTACATCATGTCGGGagtgtatccagtacaagccataggagatcagaagagaacaattcgacatttggcaagcggatttttcttcagtggaggaattttgtacaaaagaactccagatcttagACTACTGAGATGCATAAATGCTAGACaagccacgactatcatgaccgaagtgcattccggagtctgcagaccgcatatgagtggttatgttctggcaaagaaaattctctgagcaggttattattggctcaccatggagcgagattgcatcagttttatgtgcaagtgtcatcaatgccaggtacacagagatttgattcattctccgccgttTGAATTGCACata includes these proteins:
- the LOC142165416 gene encoding uncharacterized protein LOC142165416, which produces MHIDKVDKEENPGWKIFFDGAANMKGIGIGAVLISKIEHHYPVTAQFRFYCTNIAEYKVCILGLRLAVDMGVQEVLVLGDSDLLVHQIQGELETRDLEFIPYRKYLQDLCQQFRSVEFRHIPMIHNEVANALATLALMLHHLDKAYVDPLHIQVRDHHVYFNMVDEELDGEP